One window of the Salvia splendens isolate huo1 chromosome 1, SspV2, whole genome shotgun sequence genome contains the following:
- the LOC121811379 gene encoding nitrate reductase [NADH]-like produces MAASVENRQFPLLEPGLPGVGRPFKPTHNRPGSPVRAYNFPPSNKPITNGNASLDYSSSSDDDDDDKSNYSLLIKKGNAELEPSVLDSRDEFTADNWIERNPSMVRLTGKHPFNAEAPLPRLMHHGFITPVPLHYVRNHGAVPKASWDDWTVEITGLVKKPVRLTMRQLETEFPTREFPVSLVCAGNRRKEQNMVNQTIGFNWGAAGVSTSVWRGVPLHAVLKRCGIMSRKKGALNVCFEGAEDLPGGGGSKYGTSLTKEMAMDPARDIILAYMQNGERLSPDHGFPVRMIIPGFIGGRMVKWLKRIIVTPQESDNYYHFKDNRVLPSHVDAELANAEAWWYKPEHIINELNINSVITTPCHEEILPINAWTTQRPYTLRGYSYSGGGKKVTRVEVTMDGGETWQVCSLDHPEKPNKYGKYWCWCFWSLEVEVLDLLGAKEIAVRAWDETHNTQPEKLIWNLMGMMNNCWFRVKTNVCKPHRGEIGIVFEHPTQPGNQSGGWMAKERHLEKTSNEVPTLKKSVSSPFMNTAAKMFSASEVRKHNSADSAWIIVHGHVYDCTRFLKDHPGGTDSILINAGTDCTEEFDAIHSDKAKKLLEDYRIGELITTGYASADSSPNNSVHGPSGSLHLAPIKEVVTPHRPAALIPREKIPCKLVEKTALSHDVRKFKFALPGTDQVLGLPLGKHVFVCATVDNKLCMRAYTPSSDVDVVGYFELVVKVYFKGVHPKFPNGGQMSQHLDTLEIGSFIDIKGPLGHIEYTGKGNFVVHGKQRFAKKLAMIAGGTGITPIYQVMQAILKDPEDQTEMYVVYANRTEDDILLREELDSWAEMYPDRVKVWYVVQESVKEDWKYSLGFVTEGILREHIPAAKEMALALACGPPPMLQFAVNPNLEKMGYDLKEDLLIF; encoded by the exons ATGGCGGCCTCCGTCGAGAACCGGCAATTCCCGCTCCTCGAACCGGGCCTACCCGGCGTCGGCCGCCCCTTCAAACCCACCCACAACCGCCCCGGTTCACCGGTTCGCGCCTACAACTTCCCTCCCTCAAATAAGCCCATCACCAACGGCAATGCTAGCCTCGATTACTCATCCAGcagcgacgacgacgacgacgacaagTCCAACTACTCCCTCCTCATTAAGAAGGGCAACGCCGAGCTCGAGCCCTCCGTCCTCGACTCCAGAGACGAGTTCACGGCCGACAACTGGATCGAGCGCAACCCCTCCATGGTCCGCCTCACCGGAAAACACCCCTTCAACGCCGAGGCGCCGCTCCCCCGCCTCATGCACCACGGCTTCATCACCCCTGTCCCGCTCCACTACGTCCGCAACCACGGCGCCGTGCCTAAGGCGTCGTGGGATGACTGGACTGTTGAGATAACCGGTCTGGTTAAAAAACCGGTCCGGCTCACTATGCGCCAGCTCGAGACCGAGTTCCCCACCCGGGAATTCCCTGTCAGCCTCGTCTGCGCCGGGAACCGCCGCAAGGAGCAGAACATGGTCAACCAGACCATCGGGTTCAACTGGGGCGCGGCCGGCGTCTCCACCTCCGTGTGGCGGGGCGTGCCCCTCCACGCCGTGTTGAAGCGGTGCGGGATCATGAGCCGCAAAAAGGGCGCGCTCAACGTGTGCTTTGAAGGGGCCGAGGATCTCCCAGGCGGCGGGGGTTCCAAATATGGAACCTCCTTGACCAAGGAGATGGCCATGGATCCGGCGAGAGACATCATACTCGCATACATGCAGAATGGCGAGCGTCTCTCGCCGGATCACGGCTTCCCTGTGAGGATGATTATCCCGGGATTCATCGGGGGTAGAATGGTCAAGTGGTTGAAGAGGATTATAGTCACTCCCCAAGAATCagataattattatcatttcaAAGATAATAGGGTTCTTCCGTCACACGTGGATGCCGAACTCGCGAATGCTGAAG CTTGGTGGTACAAACCAGAGCACATAATAAATGAGTTGAATATCAACTCGGTCATCACAACGCCGTGCCACGAAGAAATCCTGCCGATCAATGCGTGGACGACTCAGAGACCTTACACGTTGAGAGGATATTCTTATTCCG GAGGTGGAAAGAAAGTGACACGAGTGGAAGTGACAATGGATGGTGGCGAAACATGGCAAGTTTGCTCTTTGGACCATCCCGAAAAGCCTAACAAATATGGCAAGTATTGGTGCTGGTGCTTCTGGTCGTTGGAGGTCGAGGTGCTTGACCTTCTCGGTGCCAAGGAAATCGCCGTAAGGGCTTGGGACGAGACACACAACACACAGCCAGAGAAGCTCATCTGGAACCTCATG GGCATGATGAACAACTGTTGGTTCCGTGTAAAAACCAATGTATGCAAACCACATAGAGGAGAAATCGGTATCGTCTTCGAGCACCCAACTCAACCCGGCAACCAATCGGGTGGATGGATGGCAAAGGAGCGCCACCTAGAAAAAACCTCAAACGAGGTCCCGACCCTAAAAAAGTCGGTCTCGTCACCATTCATGAACACCGCCGCCAAGATGTTTTCCGCCTCCGAGGTCCGGAAGCACAACTCGGCCGACTCGGCATGGATCATCGTCCACGGCCACGTCTACGACTGCACCCGCTTCCTCAAGGACCACCCTGGCGGCACCGACAGCATCCTCATCAACGCCGGCACCGACTGCACCGAGGAGTTCGACGCCATCCACTCCGACAAGGCGAAGAAGCTCCTCGAGGACTACCGCATCGGCGAGCTCATCACCACCGGCTACGCCTCGGCCGACTCCTCCCCCAACAACTCCGTCCACGGCCCCTCCGGCAGCCTCCACCTCGCCCCAATCAAGGAGGTCGTCACCCCCCACCGCCCCGCCGCCCTGATCCCCCGCGAAAAAATCCCTTGCAAACTCGTCGAAAAAACCGCCCTCTCCCACGACGTCCGGAAATTCAAATTCGCCCTCCCCGGCACCGATCAAGTCCTCGGCCTCCCCCTCGGAAAACACGTGTTCGTCTGTGCCACGGTGGACAACAAATTGTGCATGCGAGCGTACACGCCATCTAGTGACGTGGACGTTGTGGGATACTTCGAGCTAGTGGTCAAAGTCTACTTTAAAGGGGTCCACCCAAAATTCCCAAATGGAGGACAGATGTCGCAACATCTGGACACGCTGGAGATCGGTTCGTTTATCGATATAAAAGGTCCGTTAGGCCACATTGAGTACACCGGAAAGGGGAACTTCGTCGTCCACGGCAAGCAACGCTTCGCGAAAAAATTAGCCATGATCGCCGGCGGCACGGGAATCACACCGATCTACCAAGTGATGCAGGCGATTCTCAAGGATCCGGAAGATCAGACGGAGATGTACGTGGTGTACGCGAATCGAACGGAGGATGACATATTGCTGAGAGAGGAGCTGGATTCGTGGGCGGAGATGTATCCGGATCGGGTGAAAGTGTGGTATGTGGTGCAGGAGAGTGTGAAGGAGGATTGGAAGTACAGCTTAGGGTTTGTGACGGAGGGGATTTTGAGAGAGCATATTCCGGCGGCGAAGGAGATGGCGCTGGCGCTGGCGTGCGGGCCACCGCCGATGCTGCAATTCGCGGTTAATCCG